A region of the Candidatus Dependentiae bacterium genome:
CGCCATTACTATTCGTTTAGATAATGGTGAGGTTAAAACCTTTAAAGGATTGCGGATACACCATAATTTGATTCTTGGTCCGGGCAAAGGTGGCATCCGTTTTCATGAACATGTCGATACATATGAAGTTACAAGCCTTGCCATGCTGATGTCATTAAAAAACGCATTATTACGATTGCCGTTTGGTGGTGCAAAAGGTGGTATTGCGGTTAATCCTTCTAGTTTATCAAAAAACGAATTAGAGAAATTAACACGAGCTTATGTTTTGCAGATACATAATTTTGTGGGGCCAAGTAAAGATGTTCCTGCACCGGACATGGGAACAAATGCTCAAACGATGGCTTGGTTTTTAGATACCTATGAAAAAATTAAAGGATATGCATCACCGGCAGCGGTAACAGGAAAACCGTTAGCTCTTGGTGGTATAGCGTTGCGTGAAACTGCAACAGGAAAAGGTGTTTCTTTTTGCATTGCCTATGCATTGAAAAAATTGCATCAAAAAGAGATTAAGCATGCAACAGTTGCGATACAAGGTTTTGGCAATGTTGGTGCCGCAACTGCATTATATTTATCAGATAAGAATGCAAAAATAGTTGCTGTTAGCGATGTTTCAGGGGCTGTTTATAAAAAAGATGGTATTAATATAAAAGAGGCTGTCGATTGGGTTTCTCAAGGAAAGCTCTTAAAAGATATGCAAAATATTGAACATATAACAAATGAGCAATTGCTGAGTTTGGATGTTGATGTTCTTGTTCCTGCTGCAATAGAGAGTGTTATTACCAAAGAAAATATGCATAATATTCAAGCAAAAATAATCGCAGAAGGTGCCAA
Encoded here:
- a CDS encoding Glu/Leu/Phe/Val dehydrogenase codes for the protein MDTKVIYDDTVCLIQKASKSVKLSNALLEQLINVQKSLQVAITIRLDNGEVKTFKGLRIHHNLILGPGKGGIRFHEHVDTYEVTSLAMLMSLKNALLRLPFGGAKGGIAVNPSSLSKNELEKLTRAYVLQIHNFVGPSKDVPAPDMGTNAQTMAWFLDTYEKIKGYASPAAVTGKPLALGGIALRETATGKGVSFCIAYALKKLHQKEIKHATVAIQGFGNVGAATALYLSDKNAKIVAVSDVSGAVYKKDGINIKEAVDWVSQGKLLKDMQNIEHITNEQLLSLDVDVLVPAAIESVITKENMHNIQAKIIAEGANGALTNDAIDYIYKKGIFVIPDILCNAGGVVASYFEWVQCKQSFFWHEEEVERLFLEKMRSAFDRVSQVSLDYDIDMKNAAVIDAVLHIASSMKERGLFF